A window of the Branchiibius hedensis genome harbors these coding sequences:
- a CDS encoding ABC transporter permease, which yields MTQTVAPDPTNQGPVNLNETPHHRPGRLMAVSTRFALLGVWALLAIVYALVVPDTFLTAGAFKTIFGSQQALVFLTAGLLCTILVGEFVDMSVASNFGLAAILVTVLNVNHGWNVWLASLAAIVVSTLVGVVNGWLVVKLGVNTIVVTLGMGTFLLGIALWVSNLTPVSGLPESFQNIANTQVLGLPVSFFYGIALMLVFAYVLKFTPLGRNMRFVGENREVSRLAGVRVTWVRMGAFIAAGLIAGVGGVLTAAATGGFDPNVSQAYLLPMFAATFLGTAVIEPGRFNPIGTWIAVYFLATGVLGLQLMGATSWVTSVFYGGVLVVAVTLTTLLHARSRAR from the coding sequence ATGACCCAGACCGTTGCGCCCGACCCGACCAACCAGGGACCGGTGAACCTCAACGAGACCCCGCATCACCGGCCGGGCCGGCTGATGGCGGTGAGCACGCGGTTCGCTCTGCTGGGAGTGTGGGCGTTGCTCGCCATCGTCTACGCGCTGGTCGTTCCGGACACGTTCCTCACCGCAGGAGCGTTCAAGACGATCTTCGGCAGTCAGCAGGCGCTGGTCTTCCTGACCGCGGGTCTGCTCTGCACGATCCTCGTCGGCGAGTTCGTCGACATGTCCGTCGCCTCAAACTTCGGTTTGGCCGCCATCCTGGTCACGGTCCTGAACGTGAACCACGGCTGGAACGTGTGGCTGGCTTCGCTGGCCGCCATCGTCGTCAGCACACTCGTGGGGGTCGTCAATGGGTGGCTGGTGGTCAAACTCGGTGTCAACACGATCGTGGTGACCCTGGGAATGGGAACGTTCCTTCTCGGAATTGCCCTGTGGGTCAGCAACCTGACCCCCGTCTCCGGTCTGCCGGAGTCTTTCCAGAACATCGCCAACACCCAGGTGCTGGGGCTGCCCGTCAGCTTCTTCTACGGCATCGCACTGATGTTGGTGTTCGCCTACGTATTGAAGTTCACCCCGCTCGGTCGCAACATGCGCTTCGTCGGAGAGAACCGCGAAGTCAGCCGGCTCGCCGGAGTGCGGGTGACGTGGGTGCGCATGGGGGCGTTCATCGCCGCCGGGCTGATCGCCGGTGTCGGGGGAGTGCTCACCGCGGCCGCGACCGGAGGTTTCGACCCCAACGTGTCGCAGGCATACCTTCTGCCGATGTTCGCCGCCACCTTCCTCGGCACGGCGGTCATCGAGCCGGGACGGTTCAACCCGATTGGCACCTGGATCGCCGTCTACTTCCTGGCAACTGGCGTGCTCGGACTGCAACTGATGGGCGCCACGTCGTGGGTGACCAGCGTCTTCTACGGCGGAGTGCTGGTGGTCGCCGTCACTCTGACCACTTTGCTCCACGCTCGATCGCGGGCTCGATGA
- a CDS encoding dienelactone hydrolase family protein encodes MTQLNQRDVTYRCGSVELVGYLVTAADLPQPGPAVLLIHDAFGLTRDMRAIADRLARLGTSVFAADVWGDGQTFSSPRDAETMIGTMLQDRSTWLARIDAAAEAASQQPEITGPPVALGYCFGGSSALEYLRTGGRLRGVIAIHPGLDLLAPWGDPTQTDGWLAGASVLLCCGADDPMATASQREQLVQSLSASGVEWELDLYSDTKHAFSSVALESAPPNDVIGYNARSAARAWNATLRLLHEVFPQWTAPDSEPPITT; translated from the coding sequence ATGACCCAGCTCAACCAACGGGACGTCACCTATCGCTGCGGCAGCGTCGAACTGGTGGGCTACCTCGTCACTGCAGCGGACCTGCCTCAGCCGGGCCCTGCGGTTCTGCTCATCCACGACGCTTTCGGACTGACCCGAGACATGCGAGCCATCGCGGACCGACTGGCCCGGTTGGGCACGTCGGTCTTCGCGGCTGACGTCTGGGGTGACGGCCAGACCTTCTCCTCGCCCCGCGACGCCGAGACGATGATCGGCACCATGCTGCAGGACCGGTCGACCTGGCTGGCCCGCATTGATGCCGCCGCCGAAGCAGCGTCGCAACAGCCAGAGATCACCGGTCCGCCAGTTGCCCTGGGGTACTGCTTCGGCGGTTCCTCGGCGCTGGAGTACCTGCGCACAGGTGGTCGCCTGAGGGGTGTCATAGCCATTCATCCCGGTCTGGATCTCTTGGCTCCGTGGGGCGACCCCACGCAGACCGACGGATGGCTGGCGGGCGCGAGTGTGCTGTTGTGTTGCGGCGCCGATGATCCGATGGCCACCGCATCTCAGCGCGAACAGTTGGTGCAGTCGTTGTCAGCCTCGGGGGTCGAGTGGGAACTGGATCTCTACAGCGACACGAAACACGCCTTCAGCAGTGTGGCCCTGGAGTCCGCACCGCCGAACGACGTCATCGGGTACAACGCCCGAAGTGCTGCGCGAGCCTGGAACGCGACCCTGCGTCTGTTGCACGAAGTGTTCCCGCAGTGGACGGCACCCGACAGCGAGCCGCCCATCACCACCTGA
- a CDS encoding sugar ABC transporter substrate-binding protein, whose translation MNTTFRRGKVAAIAAASTVLVAGVTACGSSSDNSGGSGTATTGGNGSALAAEVAKLEKPLDKYPVPTAPISNVASLKGKTVYYVPITMQSPQFKVTLASVTAAFKTVGVNVQSCDGKGTPTDVAACITQATDQKAAAIITDAIPYVIAANAFDAAQKAGIPVVISNQVSSDDAHPASKTLAYIPAGGSGMQEALAKWVTVDSGAKANILINQGTDGPAPAVFVAAGQAVYKSQCPNCVVTINKVSSANFSLIPSSTSSALLKNPNVNYVESQFEQYLQPTQTGVQQAGRTSDVKGLTGSVQLGGLQQLKSKNFLYAAAGQASSFQGWVDADAVMRLVLGDELPSYTIPVRLFTRDTVNSITLSSAAEESGEWYGPTTFTEDFKKLWGVS comes from the coding sequence ATGAACACCACCTTCCGTCGCGGCAAGGTCGCCGCGATCGCCGCCGCCTCGACTGTGCTCGTCGCTGGTGTAACCGCCTGCGGTAGCAGCAGCGACAACAGCGGTGGCTCCGGCACCGCGACCACCGGCGGCAACGGTTCGGCGCTGGCGGCTGAGGTTGCGAAGCTGGAGAAGCCGCTGGACAAGTACCCGGTGCCGACTGCCCCGATCAGCAACGTCGCGTCGCTGAAGGGCAAGACCGTGTACTACGTACCGATCACGATGCAGTCGCCCCAGTTCAAGGTCACTCTCGCTTCAGTCACCGCCGCCTTCAAGACGGTGGGGGTGAATGTGCAGTCCTGTGACGGGAAGGGCACGCCCACCGATGTCGCAGCGTGCATTACCCAGGCGACGGACCAGAAGGCAGCTGCGATCATCACCGACGCGATTCCGTACGTGATCGCTGCCAACGCATTCGACGCGGCGCAGAAGGCCGGCATCCCCGTCGTGATCAGCAACCAGGTCTCCAGCGACGACGCCCACCCGGCATCGAAAACCCTGGCCTACATCCCGGCCGGTGGATCGGGAATGCAGGAAGCTCTCGCCAAGTGGGTCACCGTCGACTCCGGGGCCAAGGCGAACATCTTGATCAACCAGGGCACCGACGGTCCTGCTCCGGCGGTCTTCGTGGCGGCTGGCCAGGCCGTGTACAAGAGCCAGTGCCCGAACTGCGTCGTCACGATCAACAAGGTTTCCTCGGCCAACTTCTCTCTCATTCCGTCCTCGACGAGTTCGGCTCTGCTGAAGAACCCCAACGTCAACTACGTGGAGTCGCAGTTCGAGCAGTACCTCCAGCCCACCCAGACCGGTGTGCAACAGGCGGGCCGCACCTCGGACGTCAAGGGGCTGACCGGTTCGGTGCAGCTGGGCGGACTGCAGCAGTTGAAGTCCAAGAACTTCCTTTACGCTGCTGCCGGCCAAGCGTCCTCCTTCCAAGGCTGGGTGGACGCCGATGCCGTGATGCGGCTGGTGCTCGGCGACGAGCTCCCGAGCTACACCATCCCGGTACGCCTGTTCACCCGTGACACGGTCAACTCGATCACCCTGAGCTCCGCCGCCGAAGAATCTGGGGAGTGGTACGGCCCGACGACCTTCACCGAGGACTTCAAGAAGTTGTGGGGCGTCTCGTGA